From Drosophila suzukii chromosome 2R, CBGP_Dsuzu_IsoJpt1.0, whole genome shotgun sequence, a single genomic window includes:
- the LOC108009081 gene encoding U3 small nucleolar ribonucleoprotein protein IMP3, producing the protein MVRKLKFHEQKLLKKVDFITWKVDNSGKENKILRRFHIQKREDYTKYNKLSREIRELAERIAKLDASEPFKVEATTMLLNKLHAMGVSNDQLTLETAAKISASHFCRRRLPVIMVKLRMSEHLKAATDLIEHGHVRVGPEMVKDPAFLVSRNLEDFVTWVDGSKIKEHVLRYNDLRDDFQM; encoded by the exons ATGGTTCGTAAACTCAAGTTCCACGAGCAGAAGCTGCTCAAAAAGGTGGACTTTATCACATGGAAGGTTGACAACAGTGGCAAGGAGAACAAGATCCTCAGGCGCTTTCACATACAAAAGAGAGAGGATTACACCAA GTACAACAAGTTATCCAGGGAGATAAGGGAACTGGCCGAGAGGATAGCCAAATTAGACGCCTCAGAGCCCTTCAAGGTGGAGGCCACCACCATGCTCCTGAACAAACTGCACGCCATGGGAGTCTCCAACGATCAGCTAACTTTGGAGACGGCGGCCAAGATATCCGCCAGTCACTTTTGCCGCCGTCGACTGCCCGTGATCATGGTGAAAC TGCGAATGTCGGAGCACCTGAAAGCTGCCACAGACCTTATTGAACACGGTCATGTTCGTGTGGGTCCCGAAATGGTAAAGGATCCCGCCTTTTTAGTTTCCCGAAACCTCGAGGACTTCGTCACCTGGGTTGATGGCTCCAAGATCAAGGAACACGTACTCCGATACAATGATTTGCGTGATGACTTCCAAATGTAA